The Maniola hyperantus chromosome 12, iAphHyp1.2, whole genome shotgun sequence genome has a segment encoding these proteins:
- the LOC117986920 gene encoding chaoptin, with translation MNMGMSFFSNIVKCGIRVLFIIIHIPILQGEEQSQCPSLTENPICPCYHFKEGLFLECPSATPDVVKNVLTKIKGTIHSLSIYDLDRSTTELKTDFIPSNVKINNLQITQSGINKVSPKAFTTIRDSLRSISIIASKLNRIPHEALFELFNIESLDFQLNDIKYIEANTFKDLKLKKANLRGNKIANISEHAFNKIDGTLVELDLTENFLETFPLQALRNLYKLTTLKLAWNKISLIPYYVNETIPNLLSLDLSSNVFTKIDNNWFRSMPNLKTLIFFSNEIQYIAEEAFYSLENIEILDLSRNKIVNIDKNTFKKNVNIRSIDLSHNHLHHINGIFANLKHLSEIFLLDNNILEIPDDAFYRTIGLNVLNIEQNAIKLLRPSSFDSLHNLTQLHMGTNFLKQLPSNIFQFNQKLEILSLDNNEIEEINDLVFNKLAALREIRLQSNKLTYIKRNVFNPLPELLELHLQNNAIQNIDSHAFITLKNLQHINLQDNGLNTIGDIFPNRNSSLVSMQLSSNNLSLLKNSSLRGQINVQIMWLTQNNIKILTPNLFSDLINIQRLYLKNNSIMHIENRTFEQLKKIKFLDLSNNKLSEIHNETFYKLITLEELLLKCNNIKNVAKESFQNLIKLKILDLSENEIFIFDFNISTLPIKHIRLNKNLITTIKADSLRILPNLSDLELKMNYLTWEDIIQVYIPGLKSLVLSKNNFTHLDNKTFSHLLSLQSLTLEMSNISHLPPSTFIKNQNLLRVNLAHNNLKDLHKDVFAYTAILQELNLKGNWFTDFPHVALFNITSLEILNLCNNQLQSIDFFKFVGLHNLRSLNLCHNRISILNGFTSPSLKNLVTLNLSNNMITILPPNFLQHSVALKEIDLSENLFKYIPSSSLSESLFPALTTLNVSFNSIEQLHQTYPIKQFPLLEELIVTNTNLTIITSKDFENFSSLKKLILSHNLITRLSPGPFLKLHSLELLDLSHNQLENIPRERLQGLYTVRLVNISRNTIRELEEFTSDLQSLQILDLSCNHITRITKDVFRNLFSLTELYLNDNWLSVITTGVFAKLKKVKHIDFSRNYFEVIQLKMLVALETQIKTIFYNENPLTCNCESQELWKWMQDHHKIILKGSSNLRCEYPEELHGMNFLEVKSQKLCDVPVVIRIAIQDIQTYSVLVSWQSRNQTGLNGYQVAYFREHMPTIVRGKFLNSTARTTRLNHLTPGARYTICVIAIGDFDSNPGSTTPNARIALSAGNSGVNLYGDEQIFSNLRSQMNDSHISKCTTVSTIDMFSAALDSPFSNTYMGIAEALTRRLSLIVGCCIGLIVFIVLVSALGYMQTKKRPVLPKNETQEPPQYISYDNFTAPGVDNQSTDLDINTISNKTTPP, from the exons ATGAACATGGGCATGAGTTTTTTCTCAAACATTGTGAAATGTGGCATACGCGTCCTTTTTATAATCATCCATATTCCGATACTGCAAGGAGAAGAGCAATCACAATGTCCAAGTCTTACAGAAAATCCTATTTGTCCATGTTATCATTTTAAAGAAG gTTTATTTTTGGAATGTCCTAGTGCCACACCTGATGTCGTAAAAAATGTGCTCACAAAGATAAAGGGGACAATTCATTCTTTATCGATATATGATTTAGACAGATCAACGACAGAATTGAAGACAGATTTTATTCCTTCGAATGTGAAGATAAACAATTTACAAATAACGCAATCTGGTATAAACAAAGTGAGCCCTAAGGCCTTTACAACGATTCGCGATTCACTGAGATCTATAAGCATCATTGCCAGTAAATTAAACAGGATACCACATGAAGCTTTATTTGAACTATTCAATATTGAATCACTGGACTTCCAACTCAATGACATAAAATACATCGAAGCCAATACTTTTAAAGATCTGAAACTGAAAAAAGCTAATTTAAGAGGAAATAAAATTGCAAATATATCTGAACATGCATTTAACAAAATAGATGGAACACTGGTTGAACTAGATCTGACGGAAAATTTTCTTGAAACTTTTCCTTTACAAGCATTACGAAATCTTTACAAACTTACAACTCTTAAATTAGCCTGGAATAAGATTAGTTTAATACCTTATTATGTAAATGAGACTATACCAAATTTATTAAGCTTGGACTTGAGTTCAAATGTATTTACCAAAATAGATAATAACTGGTTTAGGAGCATGCCTAATTTAAAAACATTGATATTTTTTAGTAACGAAATCCAGTATATTGCTGAAGAAGCATTTTATTCTTTAGAAAATATAGAAATTCTAGATTTGAgtagaaataaaattgtgaatatagataaaaatacatttaaaaaaaatgttaatattaGATCGATAGACCTAAGTCATAACCATTTACATCATATAAATGGTATATTTGCCAATCTTAAGCATCTTTCCgagatatttttattagataataACATTCTTGAGATACCAGATGACGCATTTTATAGAACAATTGGATTGAATGTTCTTAATATAGAGCAAAATGCCATAAAATTACTACGTCCAAGCAGTTTTGATTCTTTACACAATCTGACGCAACTTCATATGGGAACAAATTTTTTGAAACAACTTCCaagtaatatttttcaattcaaCCAGAAGCTTGAAATACTAAGTTTAGATAATAATGAAATCgaagaaataaatgatttagtatttaataagtTAGCAGCATTAAGAGAAATAaggttacaaagtaataaattaacatATATAAAGAGAAACGTATTTAACCCACTGCCAGAACTTTTAGAGttacatttacaaaataatgctATACAAAATATTGATTCTCATGCTTTTATAACACTTAAAAACCTTCAACATATTAATTTACAGGATAATGGATTAAATACAATAGGTGATATATTTCCAAATAGAAATTCATCGTTGGTTTCTATGCAATTAAGCTCAAATAATTTATCGCTATTAAAAAACAGCTCTCTAAGGGGACAAATAAATGTACAGATAATGTGGctaacacaaaataatattaaaattctgACCCCCAATTTATTTAGTGATTTGATTAATATACAGAgactgtatttaaaaaataatagtatAATGCACATAGAAAACCGTACGTTTGAAcagcttaaaaaaataaagttcttGGATTTaagcaataataaattaagtgaaATACACAATGAAACATTTTATAAGCTCATCACATTGGAAgagttattattaaaatgtaataatataaaaaatgttgCTAAAGAGTCATTCCAAAATCTGatcaaattaaaaattcttGATTTATCAGAAAATGAGATCTTcatttttgattttaatatcTCAACACTACCAATTAAGCATATTcgcttaaataaaaatcttattacAACTATTAAAGCAGATTCCTTACGAATTTTACCTAATTTAAGTGACTTGGAATTAAAAATGAACTATTTAACGTGGGAAGATATTATTCAAGTATATATCCCTGGTTTAAAATCGCTTGTgttgtcaaaaaataattttacacaTCTGGATAATAAAACGTTTTCTCATTTACTTTCACTACAATCTCTTACATTGGAAATGTCAAACATATCGCATTTACCTCCATCCAcgtttattaaaaatcagaaCTTACTTAGAGTAAATCTTGCTCATAATAATCTCAAAGACTTGCACAAGGACGTATTTGCCTATACCGCAATTTTGCAAGAACTTAATTTAAAAGGTAACTGGTTTACAGATTTTCCACACGTTGCCTTATTTAATATTACTTCTCTTGAAATCTTAAATTTATGTAACAATCAGTTGCAaagtattgatttttttaaatttgtagggTTGCACAATTTAAGGTCGTTAAATTTATGCCATAATCGTATTTCTATTTTAAATGGCTTTACATCTCCATCATTAAAAAATTTGGTAACTTTAAATTTGAGCAACAATATGATAACCATCCTTCCACCAAATTTTCTTCAACATTCGGTAGCTTTAAAAGAGATAGATTTATCGGAAAACTTATTCAAATACATTCCTAGTAGTAGTCTATCAGAGTCCCTCTTCCCTGCTCTAACTACTTTAAATGTGTCATTTAACTCCATAGAACAATTACATCAGACATATCCAATTAAACAGTTTCCATTGTTAGAAGAGCTAATTGTAACGAATACAAATTTGACAATCATAACTAGTAAGGACTTCGAAAATTTTTCATCGTTAAAGAAACTAATATTGTCACATAATTTGATAACTAGACTATCACCAGGTCCATTTTTAAAACTACATAGCCTTGAGTTATTGGATTTAAGTCACAATCAATTAGAAAACATTCCAAGAGAAAGACTTCAAGGCTTGTATACAGTCCGCTTGGTCAATATTTCAAGAAACACCATTAGAGAGCTGGAAGAGTTTACTTCAGATTTACAGAGCTTGCAAATTCTGGACCTATCTTGTAATCATATTACAAGAATAACGAAAGATGTATTTAGAAACCTTTTTAGCCTGACAGAACTTTACTTGAACGACAATTGGCTATCAGTAATAACAACAGGCGTGTTtgctaaactaaaaaaagtaaaacacaTCGACTTCAGTCGAAATTATTTTGAAGTAATACAGCTTAAAATGCTAGTTGCTCTTGAAACTCAAATCAAAACAATCTTTTATAACG AAAACCCTCTAACTTGCAATTGCGAATCTCAAGAACTTTGGAAATGGATGCAAGATCaccataaaattattttaaaaggaagTAGCAACTTGCGTTGTGAATATCCAGAAGAACTGCATGGAATGAATTTTTTGGAAGTAAAATCTCAAAAGCTTTGCGATGTACCAGTCGTAATTCGAATTGCCATACAGGACATTCAGACTTATTCAGTTTTAGTTTCTTGGCAAAGTCGTAATCAAACTGGTTTAAATGGATACCAAGTTGCTTATTTTAGGGAACATATGCCAACGATT GTTCGAGGAAAATTTTTGAATTCGACAGCAAGAACTACAAGATTAAACCATTTGACACCGGGAGCAAGATATACAATTTGCGTCATCGCCATCGGTGATTTTGATAGCAATCCAGGATCTACAACGCCTAATGCCAGAATAGCGCTGTCAGCAGGAAATTCGGGAGTTAACTTATATGGAgatgaacaaatatttagtaATTTGCGATCGCAAATGAATGATTCTCATATAAGTAAATGTACAACTGTAAGCACAATAGACATGTTTAGTGCAGCGTTAGATAGTCCATTTTCCAATACTTATATGGGAATTGCTGAAGCTTTGACGAGAAGACTAAGTTTGATTGTGGGATGTTGTATAGGGCTTATAGTTTTCATTGTATTAGTGTCAGCATTGGGATATATGCAAACGAAAAAACGACCAGTATTGCCGAAGAACGAAACTCAAGAGCCGCCTCAGTATATATCGTATGACAATTTTACGGCACCGGGCGTTGATAACCAGTCAACTGATTTGGATATAAATACTATTTCTAATAAAACCACTCCCCCGTAA